One part of the Treponema peruense genome encodes these proteins:
- a CDS encoding MFS transporter translates to MLSNIRKNYKYTIRACYLGYVTQAVVNNFVPLLFLTLASDFSLSLSEITFITTINFSVQLLVDLLSVKFIDKIGYRLSMVLANLFCFAGLSGLSFLPQILGGYTGIIVSVILYAVGGGILEVLVSPIVESCPTENKATVMSMLHSFYCWGHVFVVLASALFFKSAGIQNWPLMAVIWSLMPAANAVLFLLVPIYPVVSEGTEKVPLKKLLSDKYFYLIAVIMICAGASEQAVSQWASAFAESALGVSKLLGDLAGPCAFAFFMGVSRFIYGKYGTRLPLEKTMLLCSVMCIVCYLVIALSAVPATALVACALTGFAVGIFWPGTFSIAAKRIPGGGTAMYALLALAGDTGCSSGPTLVGLAAGLMGGKLSFGIGLAILFPFMILLGIVIINGTKKNG, encoded by the coding sequence ATGCTCAGTAATATCCGCAAAAATTATAAGTATACAATCAGAGCCTGCTATCTTGGATATGTAACACAGGCTGTCGTAAACAATTTTGTTCCGCTTTTATTCCTTACACTTGCTTCTGACTTTAGTCTTTCCCTTTCTGAAATTACTTTTATTACAACTATAAATTTTTCGGTTCAGCTTCTGGTAGATTTATTGTCTGTTAAATTTATAGATAAAATCGGTTACAGATTAAGCATGGTCCTGGCAAATCTGTTTTGTTTTGCCGGACTTTCAGGCCTTTCTTTTTTACCGCAAATTCTTGGCGGCTACACGGGAATAATTGTTTCTGTAATTTTATATGCAGTCGGCGGCGGAATTCTTGAAGTTCTTGTAAGTCCCATTGTTGAATCCTGTCCTACTGAAAATAAAGCAACGGTAATGAGCATGCTGCATTCTTTTTACTGCTGGGGACATGTCTTTGTAGTTTTGGCCTCAGCTTTATTTTTCAAATCAGCCGGAATCCAAAACTGGCCTTTGATGGCTGTTATCTGGTCTTTGATGCCGGCCGCGAATGCAGTTTTGTTTCTTCTGGTTCCGATTTATCCTGTTGTTTCAGAAGGAACAGAAAAGGTTCCGTTAAAAAAACTTTTGTCTGACAAATATTTTTATCTTATTGCGGTTATAATGATTTGCGCAGGAGCTTCGGAACAGGCCGTTTCGCAGTGGGCTTCGGCTTTTGCAGAGTCAGCTCTTGGCGTTTCAAAGCTGCTGGGCGATCTTGCAGGTCCGTGTGCTTTTGCTTTTTTTATGGGAGTGTCGCGTTTTATTTACGGAAAGTACGGTACCAGGTTGCCTCTTGAAAAAACGATGCTTCTTTGTTCTGTTATGTGCATAGTCTGCTATCTTGTTATTGCGCTGTCGGCTGTTCCTGCTACAGCTCTTGTTGCGTGTGCTCTTACAGGGTTTGCTGTCGGAATCTTCTGGCCGGGAACATTCAGCATTGCTGCAAAAAGAATACCCGGCGGCGGAACGGCAATGTATGCGCTTCTGGCTCTTGCAGGCGACACCGGCTGTTCTTCGGGACCAACTCTTGTAGGGCTTGCGGCAGGTCTTATGGGCGGCAAACTTTCTTTCGGAATAGGTCTTGCAATTCTTTTCCCTTTTATGATATTATTAGGTATTGTCATTATTAATGGCACTAAAAAAAACGGGTGA